A genomic stretch from Borrelia hispanica CRI includes:
- the cdaA gene encoding diadenylate cyclase CdaA produces the protein MIDMNNINQIKDIISRILDISLISILVYYIYKNVINSYSVNLLKGMIIITSIGIISYYFNLYTINWLLTYIANILPIAMLILFHQEIKKIIMQIGNFNLSFKLANNKEETIKTITEIIKAIKHLSENKSGSLICIEKKIQLEQIINKGIKLDSIVSNEILISIFDYETPLHDGAVIISNNKIVYAGSFLPLSNVESISKTFGTRHRAGLGISENSDAITIITSEETGSISLTRNGKLEYNLNLNEVKKKLNIALIE, from the coding sequence ATGATAGACATGAATAATATAAATCAAATCAAAGATATCATCTCTAGAATATTAGACATAAGTTTAATTAGCATCTTAGTCTATTATATCTATAAAAATGTAATTAATTCTTATTCAGTAAATTTACTTAAAGGAATGATTATAATTACATCCATTGGCATCATATCTTATTATTTCAACTTATATACAATAAATTGGTTATTAACTTACATAGCAAATATACTACCAATTGCAATGCTTATATTATTTCATCAGGAAATAAAAAAAATAATAATGCAAATTGGCAATTTTAATCTATCTTTTAAGCTTGCAAATAATAAAGAAGAAACTATAAAAACTATTACTGAAATAATTAAAGCAATCAAGCATCTATCAGAAAATAAATCTGGTAGCTTAATATGCATAGAAAAAAAAATACAATTGGAACAAATAATAAATAAAGGAATAAAATTAGATTCTATCGTATCTAACGAAATTTTAATATCAATTTTTGATTATGAAACACCTTTACATGATGGAGCAGTTATTATTAGCAATAATAAAATAGTATATGCTGGGTCCTTTTTACCATTATCTAATGTAGAATCTATTAGCAAAACATTTGGAACAAGACATAGAGCAGGACTTGGAATTTCTGAAAACTCAGATGCAATAACAATAATAACATCTGAAGAAACTGGCTCTATTTCACTAACAAGAAATGGAAAATTAGAATATAATTTAAACTTGAATGAAGTCAAAAAAAAACTAAATATTGCATTAATAGAATGA
- a CDS encoding HAD family hydrolase has product MSKKEKIIAFIFDFDDTLIYGNMQQVLFDEYNVDANLFWSEVENLSVAYNENNCNIITNEMIYLSHFLTYVREGIFRGLNNKILFELGSKLKFFEGVIDLFKEISEINKSLKKSDAMINIYIVSSGFRQMILGSSIASYVTKVWACEFVDSYLMPFYQSLDNKFSENSVLSSVCYFVDHTIKTRVIFELNKGSYDKINKRIPKSRREIPFENMFYIADGFNDIPAFEILNNNLNHYKNTLTVYYGNNENAKKLVAEKRVGDLAEANYGKGTKLYNWIMEKIFLNM; this is encoded by the coding sequence ATGAGTAAAAAAGAAAAAATTATAGCTTTTATTTTTGATTTTGATGATACTTTAATTTATGGTAACATGCAGCAAGTACTTTTTGATGAGTATAATGTTGATGCTAATTTGTTTTGGAGTGAAGTTGAAAATTTATCTGTTGCTTATAATGAAAATAATTGTAATATTATTACTAATGAGATGATATATTTATCACATTTTTTAACTTACGTGAGAGAAGGTATTTTTAGAGGATTAAATAATAAAATATTGTTTGAATTAGGTTCAAAATTAAAGTTTTTTGAAGGTGTGATTGATTTGTTTAAAGAAATAAGTGAGATAAATAAAAGTTTAAAAAAATCAGATGCAATGATCAACATTTATATTGTGTCGAGTGGTTTTAGACAAATGATTTTGGGTAGTAGTATTGCTTCTTATGTTACTAAGGTCTGGGCTTGTGAATTTGTAGATTCATACCTTATGCCTTTTTATCAAAGTTTAGATAATAAATTTTCGGAGAATAGTGTTTTAAGTAGTGTGTGTTATTTTGTAGATCATACAATAAAGACCAGAGTAATTTTTGAATTAAATAAGGGATCTTATGATAAAATTAATAAGCGAATTCCAAAAAGTAGAAGAGAAATTCCTTTTGAAAATATGTTTTATATTGCAGATGGTTTTAATGATATTCCAGCTTTTGAGATTTTGAATAATAATTTAAATCATTATAAAAATACATTAACAGTTTATTATGGTAACAATGAGAATGCCAAAAAGTTAGTCGCAGAGAAAAGAGTAGGAGATTTGGCTGAGGCTAATTACGGCAAGGGGACTAAGTTGTATAATTGGATAATGGAAAAAATTTTTTTAAATATGTGA
- a CDS encoding AI-2E family transporter, translating into MALEIKTTDRLKFVRLQSIFYVVALIIMLITILKVAQTIFKPLSIAVLLGFLVYPIYTFLKKLKIPRVLIIFIIFFVLFLFSYLVFSFVYYSVTVLIDQLPYYQKQLIFIIVDILEKYKLDSAIISNIDFSRYIYPFLTRISNEVIGFASSLVVLFLLLYFLLSEIHIFDIKVKNAFKRSVSSMFIEVLSTINNQISKYLGIKVFVSFLTGLLVFIGLKLFGQDFPRVWAVLTFVFNFIPSIGSILAVFFIMIAALVQFYPDLNLVLYIFVYNTFVQMLIGNILEPKMQGHRLDLSPFLLLCFLFFWGWLWGIVGLLIAYPFTVVIKVIVDNIAYLRPFSVFLSGSKILTLDNIDNNFDNKES; encoded by the coding sequence ATGGCTTTAGAAATAAAAACAACTGATAGATTGAAGTTTGTTAGATTACAGTCGATTTTTTATGTTGTAGCTTTAATTATAATGTTGATTACTATTTTAAAAGTGGCCCAAACGATATTTAAGCCTTTATCTATTGCAGTATTGCTTGGATTTTTAGTTTATCCTATTTATACTTTTCTTAAAAAGTTAAAAATACCAAGAGTTTTAATTATTTTTATAATTTTTTTTGTTCTTTTTTTATTTTCTTATTTAGTTTTTAGTTTTGTTTATTATAGTGTTACTGTTTTAATTGATCAACTTCCTTATTATCAAAAACAATTGATTTTTATTATAGTAGATATTCTTGAGAAGTATAAATTAGATAGTGCTATTATTAGTAATATTGATTTTTCTAGATATATTTACCCTTTTTTAACTAGGATATCTAATGAAGTTATTGGATTTGCAAGTAGTTTGGTGGTTTTATTTTTATTATTATATTTTTTGTTATCAGAAATACATATTTTTGACATAAAAGTTAAAAATGCGTTTAAACGATCTGTTTCAAGTATGTTTATTGAAGTTTTGAGTACAATAAATAATCAAATTAGTAAATATTTAGGAATTAAGGTTTTTGTTAGTTTTCTTACTGGATTGTTGGTATTTATAGGTTTGAAATTGTTTGGGCAAGATTTTCCTCGTGTATGGGCTGTGCTTACATTTGTTTTTAATTTTATTCCAAGTATAGGTTCAATTTTAGCTGTTTTTTTTATTATGATAGCTGCTTTGGTGCAGTTTTATCCCGATTTAAATTTAGTACTTTATATATTTGTATATAATACATTTGTTCAGATGTTGATTGGAAATATTCTTGAGCCAAAGATGCAGGGACATAGACTTGATCTGTCTCCTTTTTTATTGCTTTGTTTTCTTTTCTTTTGGGGATGGCTTTGGGGCATAGTGGGACTTTTAATAGCTTATCCTTTTACAGTTGTTATAAAGGTAATAGTGGATAATATAGCTTATTTGAGACCTTTTTCTGTATTCTTAAGTGGTTCTAAGATATTAACCCTTGATAATATTGATAATAATTTTGATAATAAGGAAAGTTAA
- the trpS gene encoding tryptophan--tRNA ligase, whose translation MQKKVILTGDRPTGSLHLGHYVGSIVNRLKYQEEYETYIIIADLHTLTTQSDLKSINEIPVNVREIVLDYLSCGIDPERVNIYLQSAIPELLELNLILSMIVMVNRLQRIPSVKDMSINAGLSEVPYGLLGYPVLMSADILMAKANFVPVGRDNEAHIELTRELARKFNFLYGENFFPIPEAIFTDFHTLVGIDGKTKMSKSLGNAIFLNDDEKSLRKKVMSMFTDPKRIRADIPGEVDGNPVFIYHDLFNSDMDELCELKSRYKKGTIGDIEVKERLFNVLNQFLIPIRERRELFKAKKGYVDEIIFEGTNKARKVALETVRDAKNLMGISKTWNGIRRNVEKMLKYK comes from the coding sequence ATGCAAAAAAAAGTTATTCTTACAGGGGATAGGCCTACAGGTTCTCTTCATTTGGGGCATTATGTAGGATCTATTGTTAACAGATTAAAGTATCAGGAAGAGTATGAGACTTATATTATTATAGCGGATTTACATACTCTTACTACACAATCAGACTTAAAGAGCATTAATGAGATACCAGTTAATGTTAGAGAAATAGTTTTGGATTATTTGTCTTGTGGAATTGATCCTGAGAGAGTTAATATTTATTTGCAATCGGCAATACCTGAACTTTTAGAGTTAAATTTAATATTATCAATGATTGTTATGGTTAATCGTTTACAAAGAATTCCTAGTGTAAAAGATATGAGCATTAATGCTGGATTGAGTGAGGTTCCTTATGGGCTTTTAGGTTATCCTGTTTTAATGAGTGCAGATATTTTAATGGCAAAGGCTAATTTTGTTCCTGTTGGACGTGATAATGAAGCTCATATTGAGCTTACAAGAGAACTTGCTAGAAAATTTAATTTTCTTTATGGTGAGAATTTTTTTCCAATTCCTGAAGCTATATTTACAGATTTTCATACTCTTGTGGGAATTGATGGTAAAACTAAGATGAGTAAAAGTCTTGGTAATGCAATATTTTTAAATGATGATGAGAAATCATTACGCAAAAAAGTTATGTCTATGTTTACAGATCCAAAAAGAATAAGAGCAGATATACCAGGAGAAGTTGATGGTAATCCTGTTTTTATTTATCATGATCTTTTTAATAGTGATATGGATGAGCTTTGTGAACTTAAGAGTAGATATAAAAAAGGTACAATTGGAGATATTGAAGTTAAAGAGAGACTTTTTAATGTTTTAAATCAATTCTTAATTCCAATTAGGGAGAGAAGAGAATTATTTAAAGCTAAGAAGGGTTATGTTGATGAGATAATTTTTGAAGGTACAAATAAGGCTAGAAAAGTTGCATTAGAAACTGTAAGAGATGCTAAGAATTTAATGGGTATATCAAAAACATGGAATGGAATTAGAAGGAATGTAGAAAAGATGTTGAAATATAAATAA
- a CDS encoding phosphoglucomutase has translation MLKNYILNITNLKKSINEMILSPSGFRKIFAQSKKENSMDNEINDDDKILVAIISLTISNYFQDKPKQYINVGLDSRATGNIISQIIIKTLILNNDKINFFGILPIPEILAYTKISKNSKGFIYISASHNPKGYNGIKTGLDDGGVLNSNEIKKIIKQIKSNIQNENLIKNLITKLQNFNNNTQYLKTYEKIIASKDNLKTQSYNAYKSLMQQIIYSDEHNQENIDILKANIKKEQIGIIGEMNGGSRINSIDKEMLQSLGIKLEFHNTKIGIFKHGMTPEGKSLNMCKKILEQKFKKDNSFQLGYVPDCDGDRGNLITINNNGQANIISSQKIFALSVLSELSYLYHIGIKKNLAVVVNDATSLNIEKIASLFNAKVYRVEVGEANLTEMADILRNKGLIIKIFGEGSNGGNITHPSKVRDPLATVFSIIKLLKIKNLYKIWCTLSKNSYNEYYNLDDILKTINFYSNVEVSSKEAILKIRVQNQETLKTNYEKLLKTEFNKNNTIINQLQINNYEILNYEGIKQTTTRTHDASGGLKVLLKNDKNEIIGTLWMRGSKTEPIFRVLSEVKSEYHNLLYDILDFHKHLIKTANSIV, from the coding sequence ATGTTAAAAAATTATATATTAAACATAACAAACTTAAAAAAGTCTATTAATGAAATGATACTCTCTCCTTCAGGATTTAGAAAAATATTTGCACAATCAAAAAAAGAAAATTCAATGGATAATGAAATAAATGACGATGATAAAATATTAGTTGCAATAATATCACTTACAATATCTAACTATTTTCAAGATAAGCCAAAACAATACATTAATGTTGGACTAGATTCACGAGCAACGGGAAACATAATATCACAAATAATAATCAAAACATTAATTTTAAACAATGACAAAATTAATTTTTTTGGTATACTTCCAATACCAGAAATTTTGGCCTACACAAAAATTAGCAAAAATTCAAAAGGATTTATATACATTTCTGCTAGTCATAATCCTAAAGGGTATAATGGTATTAAAACTGGTCTAGATGATGGGGGTGTGTTAAATTCGAATGAAATAAAAAAAATAATAAAACAAATTAAATCTAATATCCAAAATGAAAACCTAATAAAAAATCTAATAACAAAATTACAAAATTTTAATAATAATACTCAATACTTAAAAACATATGAAAAAATCATCGCTTCAAAAGACAATTTGAAAACACAATCTTATAACGCATATAAATCACTAATGCAACAAATCATATATTCAGACGAACATAACCAAGAAAACATTGATATACTAAAAGCAAATATCAAAAAAGAACAAATAGGAATAATAGGTGAAATGAACGGAGGATCTCGCATCAATTCAATTGACAAAGAAATGCTTCAATCTTTAGGAATAAAATTAGAATTTCATAACACTAAAATTGGCATTTTTAAGCATGGAATGACTCCTGAAGGAAAATCTTTAAACATGTGCAAAAAAATATTAGAACAAAAATTTAAAAAAGACAATTCATTTCAACTAGGATATGTACCTGACTGTGATGGAGATAGAGGAAATCTGATTACAATAAACAACAATGGACAAGCAAATATTATTTCATCACAAAAAATATTTGCACTCTCAGTACTCTCAGAACTTAGTTACCTTTATCATATAGGAATTAAAAAAAACTTGGCTGTAGTGGTTAATGATGCAACTTCTCTAAACATCGAAAAAATAGCCTCACTATTTAATGCAAAAGTTTACAGAGTTGAAGTTGGAGAAGCAAATTTAACAGAAATGGCTGATATTTTACGAAATAAAGGACTAATAATAAAAATTTTTGGAGAGGGATCAAATGGAGGAAATATTACACATCCTTCAAAGGTAAGAGACCCACTTGCAACTGTTTTTAGCATTATAAAATTACTTAAAATCAAAAATCTTTACAAGATATGGTGCACATTATCTAAAAATTCATATAACGAATACTATAATCTTGATGACATATTAAAAACAATCAACTTTTATAGTAATGTAGAAGTATCATCAAAAGAAGCTATACTTAAGATAAGAGTACAAAATCAAGAAACATTAAAAACTAACTATGAAAAATTATTAAAAACAGAATTTAACAAAAATAATACGATAATAAACCAATTACAAATTAACAATTATGAAATCCTTAATTACGAAGGAATAAAACAAACTACTACTAGAACCCATGATGCATCAGGAGGCCTTAAAGTTTTATTAAAAAATGACAAAAACGAAATAATTGGCACTTTATGGATGCGTGGTTCAAAAACAGAACCTATATTCAGAGTACTAAGCGAAGTTAAATCTGAATATCACAACTTATTATATGATATTTTGGATTTCCACAAACACTTAATAAAAACTGCAAACTCAATAGTGTAA
- a CDS encoding UTP--glucose-1-phosphate uridylyltransferase gives MCEVIDKVFSQKVLNMLNMHDLKGLDISFKNFPSENHNNILSLTDNFVKLKFRKELVENNLKKYFDDYKKFLFSSEGDFYVFTADNLRNIGLSLYPYFSFGILNGGSATSYFDLLKNSDFDNELYFLYANKILEAKEFFGHLPKGITPAYVNADGSYGFSFLALKIRHLLLLSRRYYELYGENIKPSIFQMTSVKTYKLISDFLDSIFDNNLIKSLNYCDFCKSDILTSIQPLVHCYKELSDGHYEYFDYVNNGKKAFLALPAGHGQNFKVLRDIYIQLYNSGKKFVYIGNVDNIGFTVNLKTLAIMAITNDSAGFEFSVKTPLDTKGGVLILDDDNHLNCVDIGSVISRETVLQFERKGSKILFNCATGLFNLEYLIKNIDRIISDMPMRVIEQTKEFGKYTSIEQITWEVIKMVNNPLIFEVDREDRFLPAKLFINTLVMSNYMSDRFSDSFFDVAKYLNIALNNVLQNKYDLVLKEGKWNV, from the coding sequence ATGTGTGAAGTAATAGATAAAGTTTTTTCTCAAAAAGTACTTAATATGCTTAATATGCATGACCTTAAAGGGTTAGACATATCTTTTAAAAATTTTCCAAGTGAAAATCATAATAATATTTTGAGTCTTACTGATAATTTTGTTAAATTAAAATTTAGAAAAGAACTTGTTGAAAATAATTTGAAAAAATATTTTGATGATTATAAAAAGTTTTTATTTTCATCAGAAGGTGATTTTTATGTTTTTACTGCTGATAATTTAAGAAATATAGGGTTGTCACTTTATCCTTATTTTTCGTTTGGGATTTTAAATGGAGGTTCTGCAACTAGTTATTTTGATCTACTTAAAAATAGTGATTTTGATAATGAATTATATTTTTTATATGCAAATAAAATATTAGAAGCTAAGGAATTTTTTGGACATTTGCCCAAAGGAATTACACCTGCATATGTTAATGCAGATGGTAGTTATGGATTTTCGTTTTTAGCATTAAAAATTCGACATCTTTTATTGCTGTCTAGGCGGTATTACGAACTTTATGGTGAAAATATTAAACCTTCTATTTTTCAAATGACAAGTGTTAAGACTTATAAATTAATTTCTGATTTTTTAGACAGTATTTTTGATAATAATTTGATTAAGAGTTTAAATTATTGTGATTTTTGTAAATCAGATATTTTAACATCAATTCAGCCTTTGGTGCATTGTTATAAAGAGTTAAGTGATGGTCATTATGAATATTTTGATTATGTTAATAATGGGAAGAAAGCTTTTTTAGCTTTGCCTGCAGGACATGGTCAAAATTTTAAAGTTTTGAGGGATATTTATATACAACTTTATAATTCAGGTAAAAAATTTGTATATATTGGGAATGTTGATAATATTGGTTTTACTGTTAATTTAAAAACACTTGCTATAATGGCTATCACTAATGATTCTGCTGGGTTTGAGTTTAGTGTTAAGACACCACTAGATACAAAGGGAGGGGTTTTAATTTTAGATGATGATAATCATTTAAACTGTGTTGATATTGGTAGCGTTATTTCTAGAGAAACAGTGTTGCAATTTGAACGGAAAGGAAGTAAGATTCTTTTTAATTGTGCTACAGGTCTTTTTAATTTGGAATATTTGATAAAAAATATTGATAGAATAATATCAGATATGCCTATGAGAGTTATTGAACAGACTAAAGAGTTTGGTAAGTATACTTCAATTGAGCAAATAACATGGGAAGTTATAAAGATGGTAAATAATCCATTGATTTTTGAGGTTGATAGGGAAGATAGATTTTTGCCTGCTAAGTTATTTATTAATACACTTGTTATGAGTAATTATATGAGTGATAGATTTTCAGATTCATTTTTTGATGTTGCTAAATATTTAAATATTGCTCTTAATAATGTATTACAGAATAAGTATGATTTGGTTTTAAAAGAAGGTAAATGGAATGTTTAG
- a CDS encoding glycoside hydrolase family 3 N-terminal domain-containing protein: MFRLILFVLLFFNFVLLGSIPEIDYDYFESDKFDLIDVDKFLGKVDSKDILNGNCIFIGIRNVSNPNAVQSLSKKELIKIQEINPVGVILFRENFKDAEQTKKLIEKLKKYLGSKLLIAVDEEGGLVSRASENEKLGVYNFPAMESVGKTEDVQLAYKIGEILGKQLRRLGINMNMAPVADAKFAPDSPLGNRTFGYSFYDIGLMVEAFVDGMQREGVFAVVKHFPGLGGTKIDTHKDLALLPYSKNFLMLNNFIPFVFGKEAKFVMLAHVLVPNISKDVSSMSRDIVDIIRNNLNIFSIIMTDAYDMGAIINNFNLEHAIKHSLNSGIDIVLIPEGFKGVNIDK; encoded by the coding sequence ATGTTTAGATTGATATTATTTGTACTTTTGTTTTTTAATTTTGTTTTATTGGGTTCTATTCCAGAGATAGATTATGATTATTTTGAAAGTGATAAATTTGATCTTATAGATGTTGATAAGTTTTTAGGAAAAGTTGATTCTAAAGATATTTTAAATGGAAATTGTATTTTTATTGGTATTAGAAATGTTTCTAATCCTAATGCTGTTCAGTCACTGAGTAAAAAGGAACTTATTAAAATACAAGAGATAAATCCAGTGGGAGTTATTTTGTTTAGGGAAAACTTTAAAGATGCTGAACAAACTAAAAAATTAATTGAAAAATTAAAAAAATATCTTGGTTCTAAACTTTTAATTGCTGTTGATGAGGAAGGGGGTTTGGTTAGCAGGGCTAGTGAAAATGAAAAACTAGGGGTGTATAATTTTCCTGCTATGGAATCTGTTGGTAAGACAGAGGATGTTCAACTTGCATATAAGATAGGTGAAATTCTTGGCAAACAACTTAGACGTCTTGGTATAAATATGAATATGGCACCTGTAGCAGATGCTAAATTTGCACCTGATAGTCCATTAGGTAATAGGACTTTTGGATATTCATTTTATGATATTGGTCTTATGGTAGAGGCGTTTGTTGATGGAATGCAAAGAGAAGGGGTTTTTGCTGTAGTGAAGCATTTTCCTGGACTTGGAGGTACTAAGATAGATACTCATAAGGATTTAGCTTTATTGCCTTATAGTAAAAATTTTTTGATGTTAAATAATTTCATACCATTTGTTTTTGGAAAAGAAGCGAAATTTGTGATGCTTGCTCATGTACTTGTACCTAATATTTCCAAGGATGTTAGTAGTATGTCAAGAGATATAGTAGATATTATAAGAAATAATCTAAATATTTTTAGTATTATAATGACGGATGCATATGATATGGGTGCAATTATTAATAATTTTAATTTAGAGCATGCTATTAAACATTCTTTAAATTCAGGTATTGATATTGTACTTATTCCCGAGGGTTTTAAGGGGGTTAATATAGATAAATAA